One stretch of Prunus persica cultivar Lovell chromosome G1, Prunus_persica_NCBIv2, whole genome shotgun sequence DNA includes these proteins:
- the LOC18788847 gene encoding uncharacterized protein LOC18788847, with amino-acid sequence MESSVLLLTQPHPWRPKYSFHSLFQNPLPSSQPSRSYTPKYRRWDSNAETIRSQRFGFNLRDKGNKEEEEDADGDEEEEEDYNYNGSKEKKKRRWWSDDYSESEMEEGSGGILDEAIDSVWILKVFRSYGWAFPAIIVSLLLSTGAKAFLMALAFPLCQSAFSLAFEKLWGGTQSRPKRKSKTRRRRKPFASTVDNVKMDEEQETSNKKMDYQSWVVGNDVSVDNSGQNASGLGGWDDLERTESARRQSRRKPMGKGKLSKRERKSDTPLLFRLLIAVFPFLGSWTKMFW; translated from the exons ATGGAGAGCAGTGTCCTCCTTCTCACACAGCCTCATCCATGGCGACCCAAATATTCCTTTCACTCTCTCTTTCAAAACCCACTTCCTTCGTCTCAACCAAGTCGCTCCTACACTCCTAAGTACCGTCGTTGGGATTCCAATGCCGAAACCATTCGGTCCCAAAGATTCGGTTTTAATTTAAGAGACAAAGgcaacaaagaagaagaagaagatgctgATGgcgacgaagaagaagaagaagactacAATTACAATGGAAgtaaagagaagaagaaaaggcgGTGGTGGTCAGATGATTACTCGGAGTCGGAGATGGAGGAAGGCTCTGGTGGAATCTTGGATGAAGCCATTGATAGTGTCTGGATTCTCAAG GTGTTCAGATCCTATGGTTGGGCATTTCCAGCTATTATCGTATCTTTGCTGCTGTCTACGGGTGCAAAAGCTTTCCTCATGGCTTTAGCATTCCCCCTTTGTCAGTCAGCATTTTCACTGGCATTTGAGAAGTTGTGGGGAGGAACACAAAGTAGGCCAAAACGTAAGTCCAAGACCAGGAGGAGAAGGAAACCATTTGCCAGCACTGTAGATAACGTTAAAATGGATGAAGAACAAGAAACTAGCAACAAAAAGATGGATTATCAATCTTGGGTAGTAGGCAATGATGTCTCAGTTGATAATAGTGGCCAAAATGCATCAGGTCTTGGTGGGTGGGATGATCTTGAAAGAACTGAATCTGCACGGAGGCAATCTCGAAGAAAGCCGATGGGGAAGGGTAAGTTGAGTaagagagaaaggaaaagTGACACACCTCTGCTGTTTAGGTTGTTGATTGctgtttttccatttttgggttCATGGACAAAGATGTTTTGGTGA